Proteins encoded within one genomic window of Sphingomonas cannabina:
- a CDS encoding sugar porter family MFS transporter — protein sequence MATRSLNPNAVVAAALGGLLFGFDTAVIAGVTDALRHSFGLSPVALGSAVSAALVGTLIGALGTGAPGDRYGSRTMLLWVAIAYVVSAVGSAASGGLAMLIGFRFIGGLAIGGSSVLAPVYIAEISPAERRGLLVGSFQLSIVAGILAAYVSNFLIGRVIDGELAWRLKLGVAALPALLFLAMLLRIPQSPRWLVQKGREAEAREAIRQLSMGDPDRLIAQFRAGEDQGSGARLDWRRHHKPILLAVAIALFNQLSGINAILYYLGDIFAAAGFSGLSADLQSVAIGVANLVATLVGMAVIDRIGRKPLLLTGAAGTAAALAAVAAIYTSGTGQVWLLPALIVFILFFAISQGAVIWVYLSEIFPTAVRARGQAIGSATHWGMNALIAFGFPVVAQHMQALPFWFFAAAMVVQFIVVWRYFPETRGISLETMEEAVEGS from the coding sequence ATGGCGACTAGGAGCTTGAATCCAAATGCGGTCGTGGCGGCGGCGCTCGGCGGCCTGCTGTTCGGCTTCGACACCGCGGTGATCGCAGGCGTGACCGACGCATTGCGGCATTCCTTCGGCCTCTCGCCGGTCGCGCTGGGGAGCGCCGTCTCGGCGGCGCTGGTGGGCACGCTGATCGGCGCGCTCGGCACCGGGGCGCCGGGCGACCGCTACGGCAGCCGCACCATGTTGTTGTGGGTGGCGATCGCCTATGTCGTCTCGGCGGTCGGCTCGGCGGCGAGCGGCGGACTGGCGATGCTGATCGGCTTCCGCTTCATCGGCGGCCTCGCGATCGGCGGTTCCTCGGTGCTGGCGCCGGTCTATATCGCAGAGATCAGCCCGGCCGAGCGTCGCGGGCTGCTGGTCGGATCGTTTCAGCTCAGCATCGTGGCCGGCATCCTCGCGGCCTATGTCAGCAATTTCCTGATCGGCCGGGTCATCGACGGCGAACTCGCCTGGCGCCTCAAGCTCGGCGTGGCGGCGCTGCCCGCGCTGCTGTTCCTGGCGATGCTGCTGCGGATTCCGCAAAGCCCGCGGTGGCTCGTGCAAAAGGGGCGGGAGGCCGAGGCGCGCGAGGCGATCCGGCAGCTCTCGATGGGCGATCCCGACCGGCTGATCGCACAGTTCCGCGCCGGCGAGGACCAGGGCAGCGGCGCGCGTCTCGACTGGCGCCGGCACCACAAGCCGATCCTGCTCGCGGTCGCGATCGCGCTGTTCAACCAGCTCTCCGGGATCAACGCGATCCTCTATTATCTCGGCGACATCTTCGCCGCCGCCGGCTTCAGCGGCCTGTCGGCGGACCTGCAGTCGGTGGCGATCGGCGTCGCCAACCTGGTCGCGACCTTGGTCGGCATGGCGGTGATCGACCGGATCGGACGCAAGCCGCTGCTGCTGACCGGCGCGGCGGGGACGGCGGCGGCGCTGGCCGCGGTGGCGGCGATCTATACCAGCGGCACGGGCCAGGTCTGGCTGCTGCCGGCGCTGATCGTCTTCATCCTGTTCTTCGCCATCTCGCAGGGCGCGGTGATCTGGGTCTATCTGTCGGAGATCTTCCCGACCGCCGTCCGCGCCCGCGGCCAGGCGATCGGCAGCGCGACCCATTGGGGCATGAACGCGCTGATCGCCTTCGGCTTCCCCGTGGTCGCGCAGCACATGCAGGCGCTGCCCTTCTGGTTCTTCGCCGCCGCGATGGTGGTGCAATTCATCGTCGTATGGCGCTATTTCCCCGAAACCCGCGGCATATCGCTGGAAACGATGGAAGAGGCGGTGGAGGGTTCGTGA
- a CDS encoding ROK family transcriptional regulator, translated as MTPPSRARPRLSGTNLERAADHNQRVTLHAIRVCGSLTRVELAGITGLTAPAIANITRRLLDDGLIEEAGQRRGGRGQPPTKLVIRRDACYSIGVNIDRDHITVVLVDFSGHTLARVSEEVSFALPDHVRSLYRRSIKKMLRQAGVEIGKVVGLGVAVPDDLGSVDLPGRPAAYAAWEGIDMADLFAEPFDLPVFTENDAAAAAMGEMQLGLGQKYNSFFYILISSGLGGGLVVDGAYVRGADGRSGELGFMRAPGSNGHGEQIQALVSLSGLARHLEGQGLALADAMGKPSADARVNACVTEWIERAARQLTVPLDAVNCLINPAVVLMGGRLPSHLLEQLAERTNALMREETNLFPAIAPVARAALSEDAPAVGAAILPFSHFLLPKPGALWKASGAGVADYAA; from the coding sequence ATGACGCCCCCGTCCCGCGCCCGCCCGCGCCTGTCCGGCACCAACCTCGAGCGTGCCGCCGACCATAACCAGCGCGTGACGCTGCATGCGATCCGGGTGTGCGGCTCGCTGACCCGGGTGGAGCTCGCCGGCATCACCGGCCTCACCGCGCCGGCCATCGCCAACATCACTCGCCGCCTGCTCGACGACGGACTGATCGAGGAAGCCGGCCAGCGCCGCGGCGGACGCGGCCAGCCTCCGACAAAACTCGTGATCCGAAGGGACGCCTGCTACTCGATCGGCGTCAACATCGACCGCGACCATATCACCGTCGTGCTGGTCGATTTTTCGGGCCACACCCTGGCCCGGGTGTCGGAGGAGGTGAGCTTCGCCCTCCCCGACCACGTCCGCTCGCTCTATCGCCGCTCGATCAAGAAGATGCTGCGCCAGGCCGGCGTCGAGATCGGCAAAGTGGTGGGGCTCGGCGTCGCGGTGCCCGACGATCTGGGCTCGGTCGACCTGCCCGGCCGCCCGGCCGCCTATGCCGCCTGGGAAGGGATCGACATGGCCGATCTCTTCGCCGAACCCTTCGACCTTCCCGTCTTCACCGAGAACGACGCCGCCGCCGCCGCGATGGGCGAGATGCAGCTCGGCCTCGGACAGAAGTACAACAGCTTCTTCTACATCCTGATCTCGTCCGGCCTCGGCGGCGGTCTCGTCGTCGACGGCGCCTATGTCCGCGGCGCGGACGGGCGCAGCGGCGAGCTCGGCTTCATGCGCGCGCCCGGCAGCAACGGCCACGGCGAGCAGATTCAGGCGCTGGTGTCGCTCTCCGGCCTCGCCCGCCATCTCGAGGGCCAGGGCCTCGCGCTGGCCGATGCGATGGGCAAGCCCTCCGCCGATGCACGGGTGAATGCGTGCGTTACGGAATGGATCGAGCGCGCCGCGCGGCAGCTGACCGTACCGCTCGACGCGGTGAACTGCCTGATCAATCCGGCGGTGGTGCTGATGGGCGGCCGCCTCCCCAGCCATCTGCTCGAGCAGCTCGCCGAGCGGACCAATGCGCTGATGCGGGAGGAGACGAACCTGTTCCCCGCGATCGCCCCCGTCGCGCGCGCGGCACTCTCCGAGGACGCCCCCGCGGTCGGCGCGGCGATCCTGCCGTTCAGCCACTTCCTGCTGCCCAAGCCCGGCGCGCTGTGGAAAGCATCGGGAGCGGGCGTCGCGGATTACGCGGCGTAG
- a CDS encoding GH92 family glycosyl hydrolase → MITANRRQLLSGTGLAVLGAALPARSWAQAPAAGRPNLFIGTGGHGHTFPGPSLPFGMAQLGPDTDNARWDACSGYHSDDGSIMGFSHTHLSGTGIGDMLDVLVVPTRGPLQLEPGPLDNPDAGYRQRFSEEHAEPGYYRVRLESGVLAELTVTERTGLHRYRFPQGPGHILIDFAHMIIDRWDKGTLVDEASLALDPDGTLTGSRRVHRWAKGRRIHFAMKLSRKPDRVQFFADGTSPSPEGTTKVAGNRLKVALFFDDAGGEPILIKTGISAIDVDGARAALAAEAPGWDFDGARAAAARAWAKEIGSVRVSGGTEAQRTIMASALYHSFLAPTLFTDRDGRYVGLDRQVHQAPEGEPAFSTYSLWDTYRALHPLLTLVRPERAEMLTRDLVRQTRESPYGPPVWPLQGVETGTMIGWHAVVVLAEAYAKGIKADYASAWPVIRRRAFDRTMTDIDSTLGRSFYYDLGYIPADKIWESVSRTQEYAYDDWAMAALAEAAGAKEDAAALRKRSRNYRNVIDPKIGFARPRFSDGSWWKDYDPIQLGHDPEKHRDYTEANGWQATFLNQHDIYGLIEHFGGDAVFEKKLDAFFTAPSTLPKNAPPDISGLVGQYAHGNEPDQHAAYLYAYAGAPWKTQAMVRRLLVEMYKDDPDGVIGNDDCGQMSAWFVLSALGFYPVDPVSAVYVFGSPLFDEAEVEVGEGKTLRVRAPGNAPDRPYVQSVRWNGKPWTRNWIAHAELIKGGELVFEMGARPSKFGAAKKDRPPSFGRGAA, encoded by the coding sequence ATGATCACCGCCAACCGCCGCCAGCTGCTGTCCGGCACCGGGCTGGCCGTGCTCGGTGCGGCGCTGCCCGCCCGCAGCTGGGCGCAGGCGCCGGCGGCGGGGAGGCCGAACCTGTTCATCGGTACCGGTGGGCATGGCCATACCTTTCCCGGGCCGTCGCTGCCGTTCGGCATGGCCCAGCTCGGGCCCGATACCGACAATGCGCGCTGGGACGCCTGCTCGGGCTATCACAGCGATGACGGCTCGATCATGGGCTTCTCGCACACCCATCTGTCGGGCACCGGCATCGGCGACATGCTCGACGTGCTGGTGGTGCCGACGCGCGGGCCGCTCCAGCTCGAGCCCGGGCCGCTCGACAATCCCGACGCGGGTTATCGTCAGCGCTTCTCCGAGGAGCACGCCGAACCCGGCTATTATCGCGTGCGGCTGGAATCGGGGGTGCTGGCCGAGCTGACGGTGACCGAGCGGACCGGGCTCCATCGCTATCGCTTCCCGCAGGGGCCGGGGCATATCCTGATCGACTTCGCCCATATGATCATCGACCGGTGGGACAAGGGGACGCTGGTCGACGAGGCGTCGCTCGCGCTCGATCCCGACGGCACGCTGACCGGCAGCCGGCGCGTGCACCGCTGGGCCAAGGGACGCCGCATCCATTTCGCGATGAAGCTGTCGCGCAAGCCCGATCGGGTGCAGTTCTTTGCCGACGGGACTTCGCCTTCGCCCGAGGGCACGACGAAGGTTGCCGGCAACCGCCTCAAGGTCGCTCTGTTCTTCGACGACGCCGGCGGCGAGCCGATCCTGATCAAGACTGGTATCTCCGCGATCGACGTCGACGGCGCCCGCGCGGCGCTGGCGGCGGAGGCGCCGGGATGGGACTTCGACGGCGCCCGCGCCGCGGCTGCCCGCGCCTGGGCTAAGGAGATCGGCAGCGTGCGCGTTTCCGGCGGCACCGAGGCGCAGCGCACGATCATGGCGAGCGCGCTCTATCATTCCTTCCTCGCGCCGACCCTCTTCACCGATCGCGACGGCCGCTATGTCGGTCTCGACCGGCAGGTGCATCAGGCGCCCGAGGGCGAGCCTGCCTTCAGCACCTATTCGCTGTGGGACACCTATCGCGCGCTGCATCCGCTGCTGACGCTGGTACGGCCCGAGCGCGCCGAGATGCTGACCCGCGACCTCGTCCGCCAGACGCGCGAAAGCCCCTATGGCCCGCCGGTGTGGCCGCTGCAGGGCGTCGAGACGGGCACGATGATCGGCTGGCACGCGGTGGTGGTGCTCGCCGAGGCCTATGCGAAGGGGATCAAGGCCGACTATGCATCGGCCTGGCCGGTGATCCGCCGCCGGGCGTTCGACCGCACGATGACCGACATCGACAGCACGCTGGGGCGGAGCTTCTACTACGATCTCGGCTACATCCCGGCGGACAAGATCTGGGAGTCGGTCAGCCGCACCCAGGAATATGCCTATGACGACTGGGCGATGGCGGCGCTCGCCGAGGCGGCGGGGGCGAAGGAGGACGCCGCGGCGCTGCGCAAGCGCAGCCGCAACTACCGCAACGTCATCGACCCGAAGATCGGCTTCGCGCGCCCGCGTTTCAGCGATGGGAGCTGGTGGAAGGATTACGACCCGATCCAGCTCGGCCATGATCCGGAGAAGCACCGTGACTATACCGAGGCGAACGGCTGGCAGGCGACCTTCCTCAACCAGCACGACATCTATGGGCTGATCGAGCATTTTGGTGGCGACGCCGTGTTCGAGAAGAAGCTCGACGCCTTCTTCACCGCGCCCTCGACGCTGCCCAAGAATGCGCCGCCGGACATCTCTGGCCTGGTCGGCCAGTATGCCCACGGCAACGAGCCGGATCAGCACGCCGCCTATCTCTACGCCTATGCCGGCGCGCCGTGGAAGACGCAGGCGATGGTGCGCCGCCTGCTGGTCGAGATGTACAAGGACGATCCCGACGGCGTGATCGGCAATGACGACTGCGGGCAGATGAGCGCCTGGTTCGTGCTGAGCGCGCTCGGCTTCTATCCGGTCGATCCGGTGAGCGCGGTCTATGTGTTCGGCTCGCCGCTGTTCGATGAGGCGGAGGTCGAGGTCGGCGAGGGCAAGACGCTGCGCGTCCGCGCGCCGGGCAATGCGCCGGACCGGCCCTATGTCCAGTCGGTGCGCTGGAACGGCAAGCCGTGGACCCGCAACTGGATCGCCCATGCCGAGCTGATCAAGGGTGGTGAGCTGGTGTTCGAGATGGGAGCGCGCCCTTCGAAGTTCGGCGCGGCGAAGAAGGATCGGCCGCCGTCGTTCGGGCGAGGGGCGGCCTGA
- a CDS encoding glycoside hydrolase family 125 protein, producing MFTRREVMAGAGALAMASALPARAAEALVTKRPPKSARHFTSRAVEAEIAHVKRKIADPELAWLFENCYPNTLDTTVQLGEVDGKPDTFVITGDIDAMWLRDSSAQLQTYVHLTPKDAELRKLFHGVLQRQARCILIDPYANAFMHDPAALSSLPARTDATDMKPGVAERKWEIDSLCYPMRLAHAYWTATRDKAPFDELWARGMAQAVATLREQQRKEGPGSYHFQRVDKSPTETLMFGGYGAPTRKVGLIHSGFRPSDDACVYPFLIPSNLFAVSALGMLAKVLREARGDDAAASQCEALADEVRQALDTYGKMPDGQGGEVWAFEVDGYGNAIFMDDANVPSLSGLPLLGAAERNDPLYRRTAALAWSPRNPYFFAGSAAEGIGGPHVGMDMIWPMSIITRALLSDDDAEIVKCLRWLKTTHGGTGFMHESFHKDDPAKFTRSWFAWANGLFGDLIIDLSKRRPALLAERL from the coding sequence ATGTTCACGCGCCGCGAGGTGATGGCGGGCGCAGGTGCGCTGGCGATGGCGTCGGCGCTGCCGGCGAGGGCCGCGGAGGCGCTGGTCACCAAGCGGCCGCCCAAGAGCGCGCGGCACTTCACCAGCCGCGCGGTCGAGGCGGAGATCGCCCATGTGAAGCGCAAGATCGCCGACCCGGAGCTCGCCTGGTTGTTCGAGAATTGCTATCCAAACACGCTCGACACCACCGTCCAGCTGGGCGAGGTCGACGGCAAGCCCGATACCTTCGTCATCACCGGCGACATCGACGCGATGTGGCTGCGCGACAGCTCGGCGCAGCTGCAGACCTATGTCCATCTGACTCCGAAGGATGCGGAGCTGCGGAAGCTGTTCCACGGCGTGCTGCAGCGGCAGGCGCGCTGCATCCTGATCGATCCCTACGCCAACGCCTTCATGCATGATCCTGCTGCGCTCTCGAGCCTGCCGGCGCGGACCGACGCCACCGACATGAAGCCCGGGGTCGCGGAGCGGAAGTGGGAGATCGATTCGCTCTGCTATCCGATGCGGCTCGCGCACGCCTATTGGACGGCGACGCGCGACAAGGCGCCGTTCGACGAATTGTGGGCACGCGGGATGGCGCAGGCGGTCGCGACGCTGCGGGAACAGCAGCGCAAGGAAGGGCCAGGCTCCTATCATTTCCAGCGGGTCGACAAGTCGCCGACCGAGACGCTGATGTTCGGCGGTTATGGCGCGCCGACGCGCAAGGTCGGATTGATCCACTCGGGCTTCCGGCCCTCGGACGACGCGTGCGTCTATCCGTTCCTGATTCCGTCGAACCTGTTCGCGGTGTCGGCGCTCGGGATGCTCGCCAAGGTGCTGCGTGAGGCGCGCGGCGACGATGCGGCGGCCAGCCAGTGCGAGGCGCTGGCGGACGAGGTCCGCCAGGCGCTCGACACGTACGGCAAGATGCCGGACGGGCAGGGCGGCGAGGTCTGGGCGTTCGAGGTCGACGGCTACGGCAACGCCATCTTCATGGACGACGCCAACGTGCCGAGCCTGTCGGGCCTGCCGCTGCTCGGGGCGGCCGAGCGCAACGACCCGCTCTACCGCCGGACGGCGGCGCTCGCCTGGAGTCCACGCAATCCCTATTTCTTCGCCGGCAGCGCGGCCGAGGGGATCGGCGGGCCACATGTCGGCATGGACATGATCTGGCCGATGTCGATCATCACCCGCGCGCTCCTCAGCGACGACGATGCCGAGATCGTGAAATGCCTGCGCTGGCTCAAGACCACGCACGGCGGCACTGGTTTCATGCATGAATCCTTCCACAAGGACGATCCGGCGAAGTTCACGCGGAGCTGGTTCGCCTGGGCGAACGGGCTGTTCGGGGACCTGATCATCGATCTGTCGAAGCGCCGGCCCGCACTGCTCGCCGAGCGGTTGTAA